GTAGTGGAAGTCGTCCCAGCCCTGGGCGTCGGCCAGGCGCAGCACCAGGTCGGCCAGCTCGCCGACGGTGGCCGCCTCGCCCGGCGCCGACCCGCCATGCCCCGGCAGGTCGAAGCGGAGCACGCGGTGGCGGCGGGTGAGGGCGGCGAGCTGCGGCTCCCACACCCGCAGGGAGGTGCCGAGCGAGGGACCGAGGATCAGCGGGACCCCACCCTCGCCGCCATCGAGCCGGTGGTGCGGCAGAATCACGAACTCTCCTGAGCGGTACGGCGCAGCACGCGGGTCACGGGCTCTCCTCGGTGGTGCGGCGGAGTGCGCGGTCGACGAGGGTGGGTGCGGCGCCGAGATAGTGGGTGGGATCCAGCAGGTCGTGGAGGTCGAGCCGGTCGCCCGCCGCCTGCTGGAGCGCCTGCCTGAGGCCGGAGCCGGGGGTGGCGGCGGCGAGCAGGGCCCTGGCGCGCTCCCTGCCCAGCACGGGGGCCAGCGCGGCGGCGACGCGTTCGGAGACGATGAGACCCCCGGTCAGGTCGAGGTTCGCGCGCATCCGCTCGGTGTGGACCCGCAGCCCCTCGGCCAGCTCGGCGGCGTCCCGCGCCGCGCCTCCGACCAGGCGCAGCGCGTCGCGCAGGGTCTGCCACTCGGCATGCCAGGCTCCGGCGGGCCGTTCGTCCTCCGCGGCCAGCGCGCCGTACAGGACGGCGGCCAGCGCGGGGGTCCGGCGCGCGGCGGCGGCGATCCAGGTGGCCCGCACCGGGTTGCTCTTGTGCGGCATGGCCGACGAGCCGCCACCCGCGCCCTCGTTCACCTCGCCGATCTCGGTGCGCGAGAGCACCAGCACGTCGGCGGCCAGCTTGCCGAGGGCGCCCGCGGCGAAGGCGAGCGCGCCGCCGAGGTCGGCCACCGGCGTGCGCAGCACGTGCCAGGGCAGGGCGGGCTCGGCCAGCCCGGTCTCGCGCGCGAAGGCAGCCACCAGCAGCAGCCCTATCTCGACGGACGCACCACCCGAGCCACCCGAGCCCGCTTCCGAGGTGCCCGCGACGGCGTCCCAGCCACGCGGGCCGACGTCCGAGGTGCCCGCGACGGTGTCCGAGACGGTGTCCGAGATGGTGGAGAAGGCGGCCAGGGTGCCGGCCGCGCCGCCGAGTTGGGCGGGCAGGCGTCGCCGTACGGCCAGCAGCCGGTCATGGGCGTCGAGGGTCAGCGCCCGCCACCCCGCCGCCTTGAGCCCGAACGTGGTCGGGACGGCGTGCTGGGTGAGCGTGCGGCCGGGCATCGGCGTGTCGCGGTGCTCGGCGGCCAGGACGGCCAGCGCGCCCGCCGTACGGGACAGGTCGGACAGGATGCCGCCGAGCGCGCGGTGGGCCACCAGCATGAGCGCGGTGTCCATGATGTCCTGGCTGGTCGCGCCCAGGTGGACGTAGCGCCCCGCCCGGTCGCCGACCGCGGCGGTGAGGTCGGCGACCAGGGGGATCACCGGGTTGCCGCCCTCGCGGGCACGCAGGACCAGCGAGGGCAGGTCGAAACGGTCGGCCCGGGCGGCCTCGGTCACCGCCCGCGCCGCCCAGCCGGGAACAGGAAAGGCGTCATCGGGCACGGTCCCGCCAGAAGCGGGAGTGGCCCCGCCCGAAGCCGCCTGATCAGAAGCGGCCTCGCCGGAAGCGCGGGCGGCCGTGGGGGCTTCGGGGGTGAGGCCGGGAGTGAGCGACGCCCATGCCCTGGTGAGCGCCGCCTCCGCGTCGAGCATCGCCTGGAGGAACGCCTCGTCGCCGGTCGCCGCCGCGGCCGCGGAGCCCGCCGACAGCAGCCCGACGTCAGCCGAAGTCTCAGCCGAAGTCAAGGAACACCGTCTCCCGCTCTCCCTGCAGGCGCACGTCGAACACGTACACGCCCTGCCGTTCCTCGGTCGCCATCAGCGTCGCCCTGCGGCTCGGCTCGAGGGCGGCCAGCAGCCGGTCGCCCGGCTCGTCGCGCAGGTAGGCACGAGTGTAGAGGTGGTGTCCGAGGCCGCGCGCGAAGACACAGACCGAGATGTACGGCAGGCCCGGCGGCAGCGTGCGCAGCATCCAGCGGCCGTCGGCGTCGGTGGCGACCCTGCCGAAGCCGGTGAAGTCGAGCCCGTGCCTGCCGATGATCGCCCCCGTCACCGGGTCGCGCCGCATCGAGCCCGGCGCGCCGCGCAGCCCCCCTTGCGGGTCGGACTGCCAGAACTCCAGCAGCGCGTCGGGGACGGGCTCGCCCGCGCCGTCGTGGACCCGGCCGTGCACGACGATGCCGCCGTGGGCCAGGTCGCCGCCTCCCGCGAAGGGCAGCGCGTAGCCGTAGAAGGGGCCGACGGTCTGCGAAGGGGTGGGCTTGATCATGACTCCGTCCAGGTGGCAGAGGGGCCGTCCAGCACGATGTCCCAGCGGTAGCCGAGCGACCACTCCGGCACCGACAGGTCGTGGTCGTAGGCGGCGATCATCCGCTGCCTGGCCCGCTCGTCCAGGACCGAGTTGAAGATCGGGTCGTAACGGAACAGCGGGTCGCCCGGGAAGTACATCTGCGTGATCAGCCGCTGCGCGAAAGCCGTCCCGAACAGCGAGAAGTGGATGTGCGCCGGGCGCCAGGCGTTGCGGTGGTTGCGCCACGGGTAGGCGCCCGGCTTGATCGTCGTGAACGCGTAGCGGCCCTCGTCGTCGGTCAGGCAGC
This window of the Nonomuraea africana genome carries:
- a CDS encoding lyase family protein, whose product is MTSAETSADVGLLSAGSAAAAATGDEAFLQAMLDAEAALTRAWASLTPGLTPEAPTAARASGEAASDQAASGGATPASGGTVPDDAFPVPGWAARAVTEAARADRFDLPSLVLRAREGGNPVIPLVADLTAAVGDRAGRYVHLGATSQDIMDTALMLVAHRALGGILSDLSRTAGALAVLAAEHRDTPMPGRTLTQHAVPTTFGLKAAGWRALTLDAHDRLLAVRRRLPAQLGGAAGTLAAFSTISDTVSDTVAGTSDVGPRGWDAVAGTSEAGSGGSGGASVEIGLLLVAAFARETGLAEPALPWHVLRTPVADLGGALAFAAGALGKLAADVLVLSRTEIGEVNEGAGGGSSAMPHKSNPVRATWIAAAARRTPALAAVLYGALAAEDERPAGAWHAEWQTLRDALRLVGGAARDAAELAEGLRVHTERMRANLDLTGGLIVSERVAAALAPVLGRERARALLAAATPGSGLRQALQQAAGDRLDLHDLLDPTHYLGAAPTLVDRALRRTTEESP
- the pcaG gene encoding protocatechuate 3,4-dioxygenase subunit alpha yields the protein MIKPTPSQTVGPFYGYALPFAGGGDLAHGGIVVHGRVHDGAGEPVPDALLEFWQSDPQGGLRGAPGSMRRDPVTGAIIGRHGLDFTGFGRVATDADGRWMLRTLPPGLPYISVCVFARGLGHHLYTRAYLRDEPGDRLLAALEPSRRATLMATEERQGVYVFDVRLQGERETVFLDFG